Proteins encoded within one genomic window of Triticum aestivum cultivar Chinese Spring chromosome 2D, IWGSC CS RefSeq v2.1, whole genome shotgun sequence:
- the LOC123053322 gene encoding subtilisin-like protease SBT1.7 gives MNHQVLPLLGVIGFLAACVAGAAEGDRRPYIVQMDVSAMPTPFTTHEGWYSSVLSSLAGKEEETAPEHLYTYAHAMHGFSAVLTPRQLAEIQGMEGHVTAFPETYARLHTTRTPEFLGLTGGGAGAGGVWPASKYGEDVIVGIVDTGVWPESESFSDAGMTTKAVPARWKGACEAGKAFKASMCNGKLIGARSFSKALKQRGLAIAPDDYDSARDYYGHGSHTSSTAAGSAVKGASYFGYANGTATGIAPMARLAMYKAVFSGDTLESASSDVLAAMDRAIADGVDVMSLSLGFPETSYDTNVIAIGAFAAMQKGIFVTCSAGNDGSDGYTIMNGAPWITTVGASTIDREFTATVTLGSGSGGRSIHGKSVYPEHTAIADADLYYGHGNKSKQKCEYSSLSRKEVSGKYVFCNAGGSLREQMDEVQGAGGRGLIVASNMKEFLQPTDYVMPLVLVTPSDGAAIQKFVTATKAPKVSIRFVGTELGVKPAPAVAYFSARGPTQMSPAILKPDIVAPGVDILAAWVPNKEIMEIGKQKLYAKYMLVSGTSMASPHIAGVVALLRSAHPDWSPAAIRSAIMTTAYVKDNANNVILSMPNRSPGTPLDYGSGHVSPNQATDPGLVYDATADDYVNFLCGLRYSSQQIAAVTGRRNTSCAAGANLDLNYPSFMVILNHTTSATRTFKRVLTNVAGSAAKYSVSVTAPAGMKVTVTPSALSFGGKGSKQGFSVTVQVSQVKRAGDDYNYIGNHGFLTWNEVGGKHAVRSPIVSAFAQ, from the coding sequence ATGAACCATCAGGTATTGCCTCTGCTTGGCGTAATAGGCTTCTTGGCGGCATGTGTGGCGGGGGCTGCAGAGGGCGACCGGCGGCCGTACATCGTGCAAATGGACGTCTCTGCGATGCCGACGCCGTTCACGACGCACGAGGGCTGGTACTCGTCGGTGCTGTCGTCGCTGGCCGGCAAGGAGGAGGAGACGGCGCCCGAGCACCTGTACACGTACGCGCACGCCATGCACGGCTTCAGCGCGGTGCTCACCCCGCGGCAGCTCGCGGAGATACAAGGGATGGAGGGGCACGTGACCGCCTTCCCGGAGACGTACGCGCGGCTCCACACCACGCGCACGCCCGAGTTCCTCGGGCtcaccggcggcggcgctggcgctgGCGGCGTCTGGCCGGCGTCCAAGTACGGGGAGGACGTGATCGTGGGGATCGTCGACACGGGCGTGTGGCCCGAGAGCGAGAGCTTCAGCGACGCGGGCATGACGACCAAGGCCGTGCCGGCGAGGTGGAAGGGCGCGTGCGAGGCCGGCAAGGCCTTCAAGGCCTCCATGTGCAACGGGAAGCTCATCGGAGCGCGGTCCTTTAGCAAGGCCCTCAAGCAGCGCGGCCTCGCCATCGCGCCGGACGACTACGACTCGGCCAGGGATTACTACGGCCACGGCTCCCACACCTCGTCCACGGCGGCCGGCAGCGCCGTCAAGGGCGCCAGCTACTTCGGCTACGCCAACGGCACGGCCACCGGCATCGCGCCCATGGCCAGGCTTGCCATGTACAAGGCAGTCTTCTCGGGCGACACCCTGGAGTCCGCGTCAAGCGACGTGCTGGCCGCCATGGATCGAGCGATCGCCGACGGCGTCGACGTCATGTCGCTCTCGCTGGGCTTCCCTGAAACTTCCTACGACACCAATGTCATAGCCATCGGGGCCTTCGCTGCCATGCAGAAGGGAATCTTCGTAACGTGCTCGGCCGGGAACGACGGCTCCGATGGGTACACCATCATGAACGGCGCGCCCTGGATCACCACCGTCGGCGCGTCGACCATCGACAGGGAGTTCACCGCAACCGTCAcgctcggcagcggcagcggcgggaggAGCATCCACGGCAAATCTGTGTACCCAGAGCACACAGCGATCGCCGACGCCGACCTCTACTACGGCCACGGCAACAAGAGCAAGCAGAAGTGCGAGTACTCCAGCCTGAGCCGCAAGGAGGTGAGCGGGAAGTACGTCTTCTGCAACGCCGGCGGGAGCCTCAGGGAGCAGATGGACGAGGTGCAGGGCGCCGGCGGCCGCGGGCTGATAGTCGCCAGCAACATGAAGGAATTCCTGCAGCCGACTGACTACGTCATGCCGCTGGTGCTAGTCACCCCGTCGGACGGCGCCGCTATCCAGAAGTTTGTGACGGCCACCAAGGCGCCCAAGGTGAGCATTCGGTTCGTCGGCACGGAGCTCGGCGTCAAGCCGGCGCCGGCCGTGGCGTACTTCTCCGCCCGCGGGCCGACCCAGATGAGCCCGGCGATCCTGAAGCCGGACATCGTCGCGCCAGGGGTGGACATCCTCGCGGCATGGGTGCCCAACAAGGAAATCATGGAGATCGGCAAGCAGAAGCTCTACGCCAAGTACATGCTCGTCTCCGGCACGTCCATGGCGTCACCGCACATCGCCGGCGTGGTCGCCCTGCTGCGGTCTGCACACCCCGACTGGAGCCCGGCAGCCATCCGCTCGGCCATAATGACCACAGCCTACGTGAAGGACAACGCCAACAACGTCATCCTCAGCATGCCAAATCGATCACCGGGGACGCCCCTCGACTACGGCAGTGGCCACGTGAGCCCCAACCAGGCCACAGACCCCGGCCTGGTGTACGACGCGACGGCAGATGACTACGTCAACTTCCTCTGCGGCCTCCGCTACAGCAGCCAGCAGATAGCGGCCGTGACCGGCCGGCGAAACACCAGTTGCGCCGCCGGTGCGAACCTTGACCTGAACTACCCATCGTTCATGGTCATCCTCAACCACACGACGTCGGCCACCCGGACGTTTAAGAGGGTCCTGACCAACGTCGCCGGCTCGGCGGCAAAGTACAGCGTGTCGGTGACGGCTCCGGCAGGGATGAAGGTGACGGTGACGCCATCAGCACTGTCTTTTGGAGGCAAAGGCAGCAAGCAAGGGTTCAGTGTCACCGTGCAGGTAAGCCAGGTGAAGAGAGCAGGAGATGACTACAACTACATTGGAAACCATGGGTTCTTGACCTGGAATGAGGTTGGAGGAAAGCATGCTGTCAGGAGTCCAATAGTCTCAGCATTTGCTCAGTGA
- the LOC123053324 gene encoding thioredoxin M3, chloroplastic, with amino-acid sequence MAWGASLPPPTPPVRHRTAAFALAHFPPWPSNIMSSNGPRAACCVRLVSFHPLRSPPRLPSSQIPQTMAAAASRHLCSATALLSPSAAAAPIRQRVGYGYGSSSARRWAHRPDAASRIRRLTTRSRTARVSCAYSTGAEAITACSWNQNVICSDVPVLVEFWASWCGPCKMVHRIVDEIAGEYAGRIKCYKLDTDDYPQTANSYNIERVPTVLLFKDGEKIHSITGTLPKAVYVRAIENSFLQQ; translated from the exons ATGGcgtggggcgcctccctccctccgccCACGCCGCCCGTTCGCCATCGGACGGCTGCGTTTGCACTCGCGCATTTTCCGCCTTGGCCGTCCAACATAATGAGCTCGAACGGACCGCGTGCTGCCTGCTGCGTGCGTCTCGTAAGTTTCCACCCACTACGTTCTCCGCCACGACTCCccagctctcaaattcctcaaaccATGGCCGCCGCGGCCTCACGGCACCTCTGCTCCGCCACGGCGCTGCtgtctccctccgccgccgccgcgcccatcCGCCAGAGGGTCGGTTACGGCTACGGCTCCTCCTCCGCCCGCCGGTGGGCCCACCGGCCGGACGCCGCGTCCCGGATCCGGCGCCTGACGACTCGCTCGAGGACAGCGAGGGTGAGCTGCGCCTACTCCACCGGCG CTGAAGCAATCACTGCATGTTCCTGGAACCAAAATGTCATATGCAGTGATGTACCTGTGCTTGTGGAGTTTTGGGCCTCATGGTGTGGACCTTGTAAAATGGTCCATCGAATTGTCGACGAGATTGCGGGCGAGTACGCTGGAAGGATAAAATGCTATAAGCTTGACACTGATGATTACCCACAAACTGCAAACTCCTACAATATCGAGAGGGTTCCGACTGTTTTACTATTCAAGGATGGAGAGAAAATACATAGTATTACTGGAACTCTGCCAAAAGCCGTTTATGTGAGGGCCATTGAGAATTCTTTCTTGCAACAGTGA
- the LOC123053323 gene encoding uncharacterized protein At4g26450 isoform X2 produces the protein MDRGQQQQQQGVSLQPHRFDHPRMQYPQHGGGRSRVPPFARGGRGQKHFYRPPPPPPPSIQAGAPARHRYEVLMEAGRLAAEYLVAKGVLPAASLQRGGGAGWGQMPPAPPLPQAQEAPAFYDSRRNGRQRLDDEYGNPNPRSRRNHGGDYNGADNGNYNGRGKRKFGAYNRNSEWGRDRERSRDYLDSRNYGDDDEEDRAPGYRRDRRASAGIDEVGSSVSGVAGDRPTSKLEAVGESELEDTGSKVSSNSNVRKDVDAVQEVQNENEANKMEEDTKVSDSEVVEKGINSESIHNNASSGVVEEGEINHSPVPSDDKPDDGSIMDEKAEHDKSLDDKAEDEKGSSVENNLHGGCQNLLSNCNFARAPTRPRSIPAHRNGASAHRDTALAKQVDLAPLMVIDEAANDSSLTNVQGDNKDDLVCLEHTDPSLACNQMVEHMRLQEEAAQTEIRDVQEQNSTAQHYTVQEIKECDGLNPTLASQYDCSKLQVREEVQIYNIDTPPQDVDLIDSADKGKTTDSVELLPNIKDEAVVTIKEEELGQSSSFKICDLNLIGSPELADIRNDPGFGQCSSVVCSMEAQNQQHFDFGTTVGNNAGNTDRFAQIPLNDKVIQIIDIEDDPPIEPSVSDTLRPKSEMVYPSMDNMMSSSVNTNIFPGTQDGYNIAIPDFLGADMPCYPPLHADLHAEMGLNDPEVITVMDDPIYDSLGDIGN, from the exons ATGGATcgggggcagcagcagcagcagcagggcgtCAGCCTGCAGCCGCACCGATTCGACCACCCCCGGATGCAGTACCCGCAGCACGGCGGCGGCCGCAGCCGCGTGCCGCCCTTCgcgcgcggcggccgcggccaGAAGCACTTctaccggccgccgccgcccccgccgccgtccaTTCAGGCGGGCGCGCCCGCGCGGCACAGGTACGAGGTGCTCATGGAGGCTGGCCGCCTCGCCGCTGAGTACCTTGTGGCCAAAGGCGTGCTCCCGGCGGCATCGCTGCAGCGGGGCGGTGGAGCTGGGTGGGGTCAGATGCCGCCCGCGCCTCCGTTGCCGCAGGCTCAGGAAGCCCCGGCGTTCTACGACTCCCGCCGGAATGGCCGACAGCGTCTTGATGATGAGTACGGTAATCCTAACCCCCGCTCACGCCGGAACCATGGTGGTGATTACAATGGCGCTGACAATGGTAACTACAATGGGAGGGGGAAGAGGAAGTTTGGGGCTTACAACAGGAATTCAGAGTGGGGCCGGGACAGGGAGAGGAGTAGGGATTATTTGGATAGCCGGAATTAtggtgatgatgacgaggaggataGGGCTCCTGGGTATAGGAGGGACCGGCGAGCCAGTGCTGGGATTGATGAGGTTGGGAGTAGTGTCTCGGGCGTGGCCGGGGACAGACCAACATCAAAGCTGGAGGCTGTGGGGGAGTCAGAGTTGGAGGATACTGGCTCAAAGGTGAGCTCTAACAGTAATGTCAGGAAGGATGTTGATGCCGTGCAAGAGGTGCAGAATGAGAATGAGGCTAATAAAATGGAGGAGGATACTAAGGTGTCTGATTCGGAGGTCGTTGAGAAAGGGATCAACAGTGAGAGTATTCATAATAATGCTTCTTCTGGTGTTGTTGAGGAGGGGGAGATAAATCATTCGCCAGTGCCCTCAGATGACAAGCCTGATGATGGCAGTATTATGGACGAGAAGGCTGAACATGACAAGAGTTTAGATGACAAGGCTGAAGATGAGAAAGGATCAAGCGTTGAAAATAATTTGCATGGTGGTTGTCAGAATTTGTTGAGCAATTGTAATTTTGCAAGAGCCCCAACAAGACCACGATCAATACCTGCTCATAGGAATGGAGCATCAGCCCATAGAGATACTGCATTGGCCAAACAGGTAGATCTGGCTCCTCTGATGGTGATTGATGAAGCAGCAAATGACAGCTCCTTGACTAATGTCCAGGGAGACAATAAAGATGACCTTGTCTGCCTAGAACATACTGACCCAAGTCTTGCTTGCAATCAAATGGTGGAACACATGAGACTCCAAGAAGAAGCAGCACAAACTGAGATACGAGATGTGCAAGAACAGAACAGTACTGCACAACATTACACAGTTCAGGAAATTAAGGAGTGTGATGGACTGAATCCTACACTTGCTTCTCAGTACGATTGTTCGAAGCTTCAAGTGAGGGAAGAAGTGCAAATTTACAATATTGACACACCACCACAAGATGTAGACTTGATTGATTCAGCTGATAAAGGGAAAACAACAGATAGTGTGGAATTATTACCTAATATCAAAGATGAAGCTGTTGTCACGATAAAAGAGGAAGAACTTGGTCAATCTAGCTCATTTAAAATATGTGATCTCAACCTCATTGGTAGTCCAGAGCTTGCTGATATACGAAATGATCCTGGTTTCGGCCAGTGCTCCAGTGTTGTATGTTCAATGGAGGCGCAAAATCAGCAGCATTTTGATTTTGGAACAACTGTGGGTAACAATGCTGGTAATACTGACAGATTTGCCCAAATTCCATTAAACGATAAGGTTATTCAAATAATTGATATTGAAGATGACCCTCCAATTGAACCTAGTGTGTCTGATACTTTAAGACCAAA AAGTGAGATGGTATATCCAAGCATGGATAATATGATGAGCTCTAGTGTGAACACAAACATTTTCCCTGGCACGCAAGATGGTTATAACATCGCAATTCCAGATTTCCTTGGTGCTGATATGCCATGCTACCCACCATTACATGCAGACCTTCATGCTGAGATGGGCCTAAATGATCCAGAG GTCATTACTGTCATGGATGATCCAATATATGATTCTCTAGGTGATATTGGTAATTGA
- the LOC123053323 gene encoding uncharacterized protein At4g26450 isoform X1 yields MDRGQQQQQQGVSLQPHRFDHPRMQYPQHGGGRSRVPPFARGGRGQKHFYRPPPPPPPSIQAGAPARHRYEVLMEAGRLAAEYLVAKGVLPAASLQRGGGAGWGQMPPAPPLPQAQEAPAFYDSRRNGRQRLDDEYGNPNPRSRRNHGGDYNGADNGNYNGRGKRKFGAYNRNSEWGRDRERSRDYLDSRNYGDDDEEDRAPGYRRDRRASAGIDEVGSSVSGVAGDRPTSKLEAVGESELEDTGSKVSSNSNVRKDVDAVQEVQNENEANKMEEDTKVSDSEVVEKGINSESIHNNASSGVVEEGEINHSPVPSDDKPDDGSIMDEKAEHDKSLDDKAEDEKGSSVENNLHGGCQNLLSNCNFARAPTRPRSIPAHRNGASAHRDTALAKQVDLAPLMVIDEAANDSSLTNVQGDNKDDLVCLEHTDPSLACNQMVEHMRLQEEAAQTEIRDVQEQNSTAQHYTVQEIKECDGLNPTLASQYDCSKLQVREEVQIYNIDTPPQDVDLIDSADKGKTTDSVELLPNIKDEAVVTIKEEELGQSSSFKICDLNLIGSPELADIRNDPGFGQCSSVVCSMEAQNQQHFDFGTTVGNNAGNTDRFAQIPLNDKVIQIIDIEDDPPIEPSVSDTLRPKSEMVYPSMDNMMSSSVNTNIFPGTQDGYNIAIPDFLGADMPCYPPLHADLHAEMGLNDPEVITVMDDPIYDSLGDIGFMEVWDQQPPDYKFF; encoded by the exons ATGGATcgggggcagcagcagcagcagcagggcgtCAGCCTGCAGCCGCACCGATTCGACCACCCCCGGATGCAGTACCCGCAGCACGGCGGCGGCCGCAGCCGCGTGCCGCCCTTCgcgcgcggcggccgcggccaGAAGCACTTctaccggccgccgccgcccccgccgccgtccaTTCAGGCGGGCGCGCCCGCGCGGCACAGGTACGAGGTGCTCATGGAGGCTGGCCGCCTCGCCGCTGAGTACCTTGTGGCCAAAGGCGTGCTCCCGGCGGCATCGCTGCAGCGGGGCGGTGGAGCTGGGTGGGGTCAGATGCCGCCCGCGCCTCCGTTGCCGCAGGCTCAGGAAGCCCCGGCGTTCTACGACTCCCGCCGGAATGGCCGACAGCGTCTTGATGATGAGTACGGTAATCCTAACCCCCGCTCACGCCGGAACCATGGTGGTGATTACAATGGCGCTGACAATGGTAACTACAATGGGAGGGGGAAGAGGAAGTTTGGGGCTTACAACAGGAATTCAGAGTGGGGCCGGGACAGGGAGAGGAGTAGGGATTATTTGGATAGCCGGAATTAtggtgatgatgacgaggaggataGGGCTCCTGGGTATAGGAGGGACCGGCGAGCCAGTGCTGGGATTGATGAGGTTGGGAGTAGTGTCTCGGGCGTGGCCGGGGACAGACCAACATCAAAGCTGGAGGCTGTGGGGGAGTCAGAGTTGGAGGATACTGGCTCAAAGGTGAGCTCTAACAGTAATGTCAGGAAGGATGTTGATGCCGTGCAAGAGGTGCAGAATGAGAATGAGGCTAATAAAATGGAGGAGGATACTAAGGTGTCTGATTCGGAGGTCGTTGAGAAAGGGATCAACAGTGAGAGTATTCATAATAATGCTTCTTCTGGTGTTGTTGAGGAGGGGGAGATAAATCATTCGCCAGTGCCCTCAGATGACAAGCCTGATGATGGCAGTATTATGGACGAGAAGGCTGAACATGACAAGAGTTTAGATGACAAGGCTGAAGATGAGAAAGGATCAAGCGTTGAAAATAATTTGCATGGTGGTTGTCAGAATTTGTTGAGCAATTGTAATTTTGCAAGAGCCCCAACAAGACCACGATCAATACCTGCTCATAGGAATGGAGCATCAGCCCATAGAGATACTGCATTGGCCAAACAGGTAGATCTGGCTCCTCTGATGGTGATTGATGAAGCAGCAAATGACAGCTCCTTGACTAATGTCCAGGGAGACAATAAAGATGACCTTGTCTGCCTAGAACATACTGACCCAAGTCTTGCTTGCAATCAAATGGTGGAACACATGAGACTCCAAGAAGAAGCAGCACAAACTGAGATACGAGATGTGCAAGAACAGAACAGTACTGCACAACATTACACAGTTCAGGAAATTAAGGAGTGTGATGGACTGAATCCTACACTTGCTTCTCAGTACGATTGTTCGAAGCTTCAAGTGAGGGAAGAAGTGCAAATTTACAATATTGACACACCACCACAAGATGTAGACTTGATTGATTCAGCTGATAAAGGGAAAACAACAGATAGTGTGGAATTATTACCTAATATCAAAGATGAAGCTGTTGTCACGATAAAAGAGGAAGAACTTGGTCAATCTAGCTCATTTAAAATATGTGATCTCAACCTCATTGGTAGTCCAGAGCTTGCTGATATACGAAATGATCCTGGTTTCGGCCAGTGCTCCAGTGTTGTATGTTCAATGGAGGCGCAAAATCAGCAGCATTTTGATTTTGGAACAACTGTGGGTAACAATGCTGGTAATACTGACAGATTTGCCCAAATTCCATTAAACGATAAGGTTATTCAAATAATTGATATTGAAGATGACCCTCCAATTGAACCTAGTGTGTCTGATACTTTAAGACCAAA AAGTGAGATGGTATATCCAAGCATGGATAATATGATGAGCTCTAGTGTGAACACAAACATTTTCCCTGGCACGCAAGATGGTTATAACATCGCAATTCCAGATTTCCTTGGTGCTGATATGCCATGCTACCCACCATTACATGCAGACCTTCATGCTGAGATGGGCCTAAATGATCCAGAG GTCATTACTGTCATGGATGATCCAATATATGATTCTCTAGGTGATATTG GTTTTATGGAGGTTTGGGACCAGCAGCCTCCGGACTACAAATTCTTCTGA
- the LOC123053326 gene encoding protein GrpE, which produces MAATYCAYPAASAAAAANPTRRRLQTLTAPGALPAARKPSRQPPSFLSFRRPNAALPPLRVAGADPQVVNGEDFPPMNDLIRLYKKAFLDGNEDVVSDIEKAITSMEEERSKAASQFESITAEIASGKNKFLRLNADLENFRKQTEKDRAKFTSNIQVELVQSLLPLVDSFEKTNVEVTLETEKEQKISASYQGIYKQLVETLKNLGVGVVETVGKPFDPVVHEAIAREESTEFKAGIVSHEVHRGFLLRERVLRPAAVKVSNGPGDQNVSSTSSEEPVEDTKEDAAV; this is translated from the exons ATGGCGGCAACCTACTGCGCctaccccgccgcctccgccgccgccgccgcaaaccctacCAGACGCCGCCTGCAAACCCTAACCGCGCCGGGCGCCCTACCTGCTGCTCGGAAACCCAGCCGCCAACCCCCCTCCTTCCTCTCTTTCCGGCGCCCCAATGCAGCGCTGCCGCCGCTCCGCGTCGCTGGCGCTGACCCGCAG GTTGTAAATGGCGAAGATTTCCCTCCTATGAATGACCTAATTCGACTATACAAGAAAGCCTTTCTAGATGGAAACGAAGATGTTGTTAGTGACATCGAGAAGGCAATCACTAGCATGGAGGAAGAGAGAAGTAAAGCAGCTTCTCAGTTTGAAAGTATCACAGCTGAAATAGCTTCAGGGAAGAATAAGTTTCTTCGCTTAAATGCTGATCTAGAGAATTTCCGGAAGCAGACTGAAAAGGACCGTGCAAAGTTTACATCGAATATACAAGTGGAACTTGTACAGAGTCTGTTGCCTCTGGTTGACAGCTTTGAGAAAACAAATGTAGAGGTCACCCTAGAGACTGAGAAAGAGCAGAAGATTAGCGCAAGCTATCAAGGCATATACAAGCAATTAGTAGAAACACTGAAAAACTTAGGCGTAGGGGTTGTGGAAACTGTTGGCAAGCCATTTGATCCAGTG GTTCATGAGGCTATCGCGCGTGAAGAATCCACAGAGTTCAAGGCAGGGATTGTCTCACACGAAGTCCACCGAGGGTTCCTTCTGAGGGAGAGGGTGCTAAGGCCTGCCGCGGTGAAGGTCTCTAATGGTCCTGGTGACCAAAACGTGAGCTCCACATCTTCGGAGGAGCCCGTGGAGGACACCAAAGAGGATGCCGCCGTGTGA